Proteins from a genomic interval of Medicago truncatula cultivar Jemalong A17 chromosome 3, MtrunA17r5.0-ANR, whole genome shotgun sequence:
- the LOC25490237 gene encoding thioredoxin H-type: MAAEEGHVIGVHTVEAWKEHLEKGNGSKKLIVVDFTASWCGPCRFIAPILAEIAKKLPNVTFLKVDVDELKTVAEEWAVDAMPTFLFLKEGKLVDKVVGAQKEQLQAAITKHATTDA; the protein is encoded by the exons atggcaGCAGAAGAGGGACACGTGATCGGAGTTCACACTGTGGAGGCTTGGAAGGAACACCTCGAGAAGGGAAATGGATCCAAGAAACTG ATTGTAGTTGATTTCACTGCTTCTTGGTGTGGCCCGTGCCGTTTCATTGCCCCAATTTTGGCAGAGATTGCTAAAAAGCTGCCAAATGTCACCTTCCTCAAggttgatgttgatgaattgaag ACTGTTGCTGAGGAGTGGGCAGTTGATGCTATGCCAACATTCCTGTTCTTGAAAGAAGGAAAACTTGTGGACAAGGTTGTCGGTGCTCAGAAGGAGCAGCTGCAAGCAGCAATAACCAAGCATGCAACTACTGATGCTTGA